One region of Candidatus Eisenbacteria bacterium genomic DNA includes:
- a CDS encoding response regulator produces the protein MPDDQRRQILWADDEIDLLRPHIKFLEQKGFAVTPVGSGEDALAALTRSRFDVVLLDENMPGLGGLATLDAIKSRDVSVPVILVTKNEEESLMEEAIGRHIRDYLIKPVNPSQVLLALKRVLESSRIQDTARTRDYVGDMRRWQDLDRRRFTWQEWVDLAVDVARWDVLFDELPDEQGLAQAHQDFRRSLNADFSRFIEAQYGGWVHGDAQRPPLSTDVVAQTVAPRLKRGERTALVVIDCLRLDQWLTLEPLLAEHFEIQREHYCSILPTATPYSRNAIFSGLLPAELHSRHPDLWQETSGDERSKNRFERQLLELQLDRLKARPTRPIRYFKIYDSAEAQQARKQSSGFAGLGLVALVYNFLDILAHGRSENELLQELAPDEAAFRSVMKAWFLRSPLYEILRALGQQGFAIVLTTDHGAVLARRASKVHGNRDTSTNLRYKFGLNLNCDPKEAVILRDPKVFKLPDDSVNKNYILAREDFFFVYPTRFHEYERQFRGSFQHGGISIEEMVLPRVTLLPRRS, from the coding sequence ATGCCCGACGACCAGCGACGCCAGATCCTGTGGGCCGACGACGAGATCGACCTCCTCCGGCCGCACATCAAGTTCCTCGAGCAGAAGGGCTTCGCCGTCACGCCGGTCGGCAGCGGCGAGGATGCTCTCGCCGCCCTCACGCGGTCGCGCTTCGACGTCGTGCTGCTCGACGAGAACATGCCCGGCCTCGGAGGCCTGGCCACGCTGGACGCCATCAAGTCCCGCGACGTGTCGGTGCCGGTGATCCTGGTCACGAAGAACGAGGAAGAGTCGCTGATGGAAGAGGCGATCGGGCGCCACATCCGCGACTACCTCATCAAGCCGGTGAATCCTTCCCAGGTGCTGCTCGCGCTCAAGCGCGTGCTCGAGTCGAGCCGCATTCAGGACACGGCGCGCACGCGCGACTACGTCGGGGACATGCGGCGCTGGCAGGATCTCGATCGCCGGCGCTTCACCTGGCAGGAGTGGGTGGATCTCGCGGTGGACGTGGCGCGCTGGGACGTGCTGTTCGACGAGCTGCCCGACGAGCAGGGCCTGGCCCAGGCGCATCAGGACTTCCGGCGCTCGCTCAACGCCGATTTCTCGCGGTTCATCGAAGCGCAGTACGGAGGCTGGGTGCATGGGGACGCCCAGCGGCCTCCGCTCTCGACCGACGTCGTCGCTCAGACCGTGGCGCCGCGGCTGAAGCGCGGTGAGCGCACGGCGTTGGTGGTGATCGACTGCCTGAGGCTCGATCAGTGGCTGACGCTCGAGCCGCTCCTGGCCGAGCACTTCGAGATCCAGCGCGAGCACTACTGCTCGATCCTGCCCACGGCCACGCCCTATTCGCGCAACGCCATCTTCTCCGGGCTGCTTCCCGCCGAGCTCCACAGCCGCCACCCCGATCTGTGGCAGGAGACGAGCGGAGACGAGCGCTCCAAGAATCGTTTCGAGCGCCAGCTGCTCGAGCTGCAGCTCGACCGCCTCAAGGCGCGGCCGACACGACCCATCCGCTATTTCAAGATCTACGACTCGGCCGAAGCGCAGCAGGCCCGCAAGCAGTCGAGCGGCTTCGCCGGACTCGGTCTCGTGGCGCTGGTCTACAACTTCCTCGACATCCTCGCCCACGGACGATCCGAGAACGAGCTGCTTCAGGAGCTGGCTCCCGACGAGGCCGCATTCCGCTCGGTGATGAAAGCGTGGTTCCTCCGGAGCCCGCTGTACGAAATCCTGCGCGCCCTCGGCCAGCAGGGCTTCGCGATCGTGCTGACCACCGACCACGGGGCGGTGCTCGCGCGCCGCGCCTCCAAGGTGCACGGCAATCGCGACACCTCCACCAACCTGCGTTACAAGTTCGGTCTCAACCTCAATTGCGACCCGAAGGAAGCCGTGATCCTTCGCGACCCGAAAGTGTTCAAGCTCCCCGACGACTCTGTGAACAAGAACTACATCCTGGCGCGTGAGGACTTCTTCTTCGTCTACCCGACGCGCTTCCACGAGTACGAGCGTCAGTTCCGCGGTTCGTTCCAGCACGGCGGCATCTCGATCGAGGAGATGGTGCTGCCGCGCGTGACGCTGCTGCCGCGCCGCTCGTGA
- a CDS encoding HAMP domain-containing sensor histidine kinase has product MTAGAPSTRARPGRPRDIHRQRSRSELFRVTLFLASLVMLGGVFVFTNWMVRRLSDQVSASSELLARLCAQASFPATRDPELQAILSGVIRGIDFPMVIADERGVPRAWRLVELDPALIPDASLDSLALGKPIAPVIRARVDRLYAKIGELDRKHPPIPMTQPVTRVSLGRLHYGDPPLLERLRWMPYVTVGGMVALIGVGLWGLETMRRNERRNIWVGMALETAHQLGTPLSSLMGWVELLRARMDETAGAEPVPRAELTETLEEMERDVDRLNKVAQRFSHVGSSPRLEPLDVSALVQRVAEYMRRRIPREEGDVTMTERIEQTTPLPCSRELLEWAIENLIANAITALDKRPGQIEVSVAPREGGGAEIMVRDNGRGMTAREQRRAFEPGYTTKPRGWGLGLALARRVVEEYHGGKLTVRKSVPGEGTTIAIVLPG; this is encoded by the coding sequence CGCTCTTCCTGGCCAGCCTGGTGATGCTGGGCGGCGTGTTCGTGTTCACCAACTGGATGGTGCGCCGGTTGAGCGACCAGGTGTCGGCGTCCTCCGAGCTGCTCGCGAGGTTGTGCGCACAGGCCAGCTTCCCCGCCACGCGTGATCCGGAGCTGCAGGCGATTCTGTCGGGCGTGATCCGCGGAATCGACTTTCCGATGGTGATCGCCGATGAGCGCGGAGTTCCTCGGGCCTGGCGTCTGGTGGAGCTCGATCCCGCGCTGATTCCCGACGCGTCGCTCGACAGCCTCGCTCTGGGAAAGCCCATCGCCCCCGTGATCCGCGCGCGGGTGGATCGCCTCTACGCCAAGATCGGCGAGCTCGACCGGAAGCACCCGCCCATCCCGATGACCCAGCCGGTCACCCGCGTGTCGCTCGGACGGCTCCACTACGGCGATCCGCCGTTGCTCGAGCGGCTGCGCTGGATGCCCTATGTCACCGTCGGCGGCATGGTGGCCCTGATCGGCGTGGGGCTGTGGGGACTCGAGACCATGCGCCGCAACGAGCGCCGCAACATCTGGGTCGGCATGGCGCTCGAGACCGCCCACCAGCTCGGGACGCCGCTGTCGTCGCTGATGGGCTGGGTCGAGCTGCTGCGTGCGCGCATGGACGAGACGGCGGGCGCCGAGCCCGTCCCGCGCGCCGAGCTGACGGAGACTCTGGAGGAGATGGAGCGCGACGTGGACCGCCTCAACAAAGTGGCCCAGCGCTTCAGCCACGTGGGCTCTTCGCCGCGTCTCGAGCCGCTCGATGTCTCGGCCCTGGTCCAAAGGGTCGCCGAATACATGCGGAGGCGCATCCCTCGCGAGGAAGGCGACGTCACCATGACCGAGCGCATCGAGCAGACCACGCCGCTCCCGTGCAGCCGCGAGCTGCTCGAATGGGCGATCGAGAACCTCATCGCCAACGCCATCACCGCGCTCGACAAGCGCCCCGGACAGATCGAGGTGTCGGTCGCTCCGCGCGAGGGCGGGGGCGCGGAAATCATGGTGCGCGACAACGGAAGGGGCATGACCGCGAGGGAGCAGCGGCGCGCCTTCGAGCCGGGGTACACCACGAAGCCCCGGGGATGGGGACTGGGACTGGCGCTGGCGCGGCGCGTGGTCGAGGAGTACCACGGTGGCAAGCTCACCGTGCGGAAGAGCGTGCCCGGCGAAGGCACGACCATCGCGATCGTGCTGCCGGGCTGA
- the accD gene encoding acetyl-CoA carboxylase, carboxyltransferase subunit beta, translating to MSWLKRERSGIKSSKTPRPDLPEGLWTKCEGCGEALFQSVLEENLWTCPHCSHHFRVPARTYLQMLTDPDSFVERHADLEATDPLEFRDARMRYPDRLKAAQRETGQKDAAIAGVATIGRKPVSLTVMDFFFMGGSMGSVVGEKVARSIETAIAERRALIVVSATGGARMQEGILSLMQMAKTSALLARLQDQRLPFISILTDPSTAGVLASYASLGDVIVAEPKALVGFAGARVIRQTIGEDLPPGFQRAEFVMEKGFVDRIVHRKQMHDEVSSLLEFFWRSTHGFARDGEASPHGYRPELPSADGKIGAGIGPR from the coding sequence ATGTCCTGGCTCAAGCGCGAGCGCTCCGGAATCAAGTCCAGCAAGACGCCTCGTCCGGACCTTCCCGAAGGGCTGTGGACCAAGTGCGAAGGCTGCGGCGAAGCGCTGTTCCAGAGCGTGCTCGAAGAGAACCTCTGGACCTGCCCCCATTGCAGCCATCACTTCCGGGTTCCGGCGCGCACCTATCTCCAGATGCTGACCGACCCGGACTCCTTCGTGGAGCGGCATGCCGACCTCGAAGCCACCGATCCGCTCGAGTTCCGTGATGCGCGCATGCGATATCCCGACCGGCTGAAGGCCGCGCAGCGCGAGACCGGTCAGAAGGACGCGGCGATCGCCGGCGTCGCCACCATCGGCAGGAAGCCTGTGAGCCTGACCGTGATGGACTTCTTCTTCATGGGCGGAAGCATGGGCTCGGTGGTCGGCGAGAAAGTGGCGCGCTCGATCGAGACGGCCATCGCCGAGCGGCGAGCGCTGATCGTGGTGTCGGCCACCGGCGGCGCGCGCATGCAGGAAGGCATCCTGTCGCTGATGCAGATGGCCAAGACCTCGGCGTTGCTGGCGCGACTTCAAGACCAGCGCCTGCCGTTCATCTCGATCCTCACCGATCCTTCGACCGCCGGCGTGCTGGCGTCCTACGCGTCTCTGGGCGACGTGATCGTGGCCGAGCCGAAGGCGCTGGTCGGCTTCGCAGGAGCGCGCGTGATCCGCCAGACCATCGGCGAGGATCTTCCGCCCGGGTTCCAGCGCGCCGAATTCGTCATGGAAAAAGGCTTCGTCGACCGGATCGTGCACCGCAAGCAGATGCACGACGAAGTGTCGAGTTTGCTCGAGTTTTTCTGGCGCTCCACGCACGGCTTCGCGCGTGACGGGGAAGCGTCGCCGCACGGCTACCGCCCAGAGCTCCCCTCGGCGGACGGTAAGATCGGAGCCGGAATCGGACCCCGGTGA
- a CDS encoding HU family DNA-binding protein: MNKGELTRSFSRRTGLSLRQSKRAIDVLFSVEGKQMGLIPTTLVQGRNVRLAGFGTFETRRRASRPGRNPRTGEPLVIQAARLPAFRAGRALKDKIRTK, encoded by the coding sequence ATGAACAAGGGCGAACTGACGCGCTCTTTCTCACGCCGCACCGGGCTGTCGCTTCGGCAATCGAAGCGAGCGATCGATGTGTTGTTCTCGGTGGAAGGGAAGCAGATGGGTTTGATCCCGACCACGCTGGTCCAGGGCCGAAACGTGCGTCTGGCGGGATTCGGAACGTTCGAGACTCGCCGCCGTGCTTCACGGCCCGGGCGCAACCCCCGCACCGGCGAGCCGCTCGTCATTCAGGCGGCGCGCTTGCCGGCGTTTCGCGCGGGGCGAGCCCTCAAGGACAAGATTCGCACGAAGTGA
- a CDS encoding putative LPS assembly protein LptD produces the protein MSRAFVFMALAILAATATVGPALAQPPLNISAANVTGSRGPEGDIVLLNGDVRITRGLTVITADRGRYLRAQGMLYLDDRVRLVDTTTTLSCDHAAFSEEKDLLQVTGNVVITDKGATLRAPSGTYDRGRGRAELYGGVVAEDSSQIIRCEQLTYWRDSMLVKARGRVRGEGKKDRLRLLADNVDYDRRRHVAVATGKPVMESEDERGRVARISAKRLRLDTETRRAEAIDSVVVDRDTLKATGDYAVFDDRADRGWLYGHPKAWDNETTVTGDTLEVWTEKRTLRRFVVRSNATLDYKGVRPGSEGETSRLTGERMDVFFTDDEMDSLTSVGDARNEYQAVARPGKTPESNVAAGDTITVHLKDRKIDRAVVRGHATGEYRLEVATGDTAAARLETVKYRAPRIEFHVPKDRIILDEGAQLDYREVSLNSRRVEFDSQEQVLVASGRPQIVDRGDKVEGHLMTYDLESREGTIYQAETTYERGLYHGERIRKVGENELDVKSGEYSTCSLDHPHYHFQAKWMKIYLKDKMVAKPVVFYVRNVPLLALPFWIFPIKPGRHSGFIFPQFEIGLSTTAGQFIRNAGYYYAPNDYMDLTVAGDYYQAEPSWLIRSEANYKLLYSFDGQITYTYQRSENPLSPSDNYDFNAYHQQDITPRTRLQARGQFVSSRAYSKSVEFGRPLSSRVNRFLTSNLALSHAAEWANLYLVIDRRQDLDADEQIKDPDGQGPLQGSALGTVASLPNLTQSLPNLSVSFPTRAIGSLGFLRDTPFSRSLASMYFSLDSRVLAQTEQRAVVSGYSTFLRADSTLDSTTVISQIKSDRWGSAANASLRDSRRLFGWLNFSPAFNASAVLWDFDNLGNEFVPSATWNASLATSTTYYGTSRLQWGPLVGIRHVVFPSVSFRYSPSFDNLLFTDSLGVIRSRFTPFGGIGISGFRAASMGFSLDQRWQVKLLRKGKEERLDNLLQWSMSSGYNFLYEEQGQEHPLAPINSVVRFSPPGAASGDLNWLVDVYEKRPLRALNYSMAVNFTGATTRPSNTPEIALDKRAQQVQVDFAEPWSLGLVFSYSGGYLRERDWESTQTVNGVTRFNLTPNWRLEYSTAVNLTNRELLTQRFGLVRDLHCWQASFTRIFNIGGEAEYYFRLSVKDQRELYVERGTRMGSVGGIQ, from the coding sequence ATGAGCCGCGCATTCGTCTTCATGGCGCTCGCCATCCTGGCGGCGACGGCGACCGTGGGCCCAGCCCTCGCGCAGCCGCCGCTCAACATCTCGGCGGCGAACGTGACCGGCAGCCGGGGCCCCGAAGGCGACATCGTGCTGCTCAACGGCGACGTGCGCATCACGCGCGGGCTCACCGTCATCACCGCGGACCGCGGTCGCTACCTGCGCGCCCAGGGCATGCTGTATCTGGACGACCGGGTTCGACTGGTGGACACGACGACCACGCTGAGCTGCGATCACGCGGCCTTCTCGGAGGAGAAGGACCTGCTCCAGGTGACCGGAAACGTCGTGATCACCGACAAGGGCGCGACCCTCCGGGCGCCCTCCGGCACCTATGATCGCGGTCGCGGAAGGGCCGAGCTCTACGGCGGCGTGGTGGCGGAGGACAGCTCGCAGATCATTCGCTGCGAGCAGCTCACCTACTGGCGCGACTCGATGCTGGTGAAGGCTCGCGGCCGGGTCCGCGGCGAGGGCAAGAAGGACAGGCTGCGCCTGCTCGCCGACAACGTCGACTACGACCGCCGCCGGCACGTGGCGGTCGCCACGGGGAAGCCGGTGATGGAGTCCGAGGACGAACGCGGGCGCGTGGCGCGCATCTCGGCGAAGCGGCTCCGGCTCGACACCGAGACGCGGCGCGCCGAAGCCATCGACTCGGTGGTGGTTGATCGCGACACGCTCAAGGCCACCGGCGATTACGCGGTGTTCGACGACCGCGCCGACCGTGGCTGGCTCTACGGGCACCCCAAAGCCTGGGACAACGAGACCACCGTGACCGGCGACACGCTCGAGGTGTGGACCGAGAAGCGAACCCTGCGCCGCTTCGTGGTGCGCTCCAACGCCACGCTCGACTACAAGGGCGTCCGCCCGGGGAGCGAAGGCGAGACCAGCCGGCTCACCGGGGAGCGCATGGACGTGTTCTTCACCGACGACGAGATGGACAGCCTGACGTCGGTGGGCGACGCGCGCAACGAGTACCAGGCCGTGGCGCGGCCCGGGAAGACCCCGGAGAGCAACGTGGCCGCCGGCGACACGATCACCGTCCACCTCAAGGATCGGAAGATCGATCGCGCGGTGGTGCGTGGCCACGCCACCGGCGAGTACCGCCTCGAGGTGGCGACGGGGGACACGGCGGCCGCCCGGCTCGAGACGGTCAAGTATCGGGCGCCTCGCATCGAGTTCCACGTGCCGAAGGACCGGATCATCCTCGACGAAGGGGCGCAGCTCGACTACCGCGAGGTCTCGCTCAACTCGCGGCGCGTGGAATTCGACAGTCAGGAGCAGGTGCTGGTGGCGAGCGGCCGGCCGCAGATCGTGGATCGCGGCGACAAGGTGGAAGGCCACCTCATGACCTACGACCTGGAGTCACGCGAAGGAACGATCTACCAGGCCGAGACCACCTACGAGCGCGGTCTCTATCACGGGGAGCGCATCCGCAAAGTCGGCGAGAACGAGCTCGACGTGAAGAGCGGCGAGTACAGCACCTGCTCGCTCGATCACCCGCACTATCACTTCCAGGCGAAGTGGATGAAGATCTATCTCAAGGACAAGATGGTGGCGAAGCCGGTGGTGTTCTACGTCCGGAACGTGCCGCTGCTCGCCCTGCCGTTCTGGATCTTCCCCATCAAGCCGGGCCGCCACTCCGGCTTCATCTTCCCGCAATTCGAGATCGGACTGAGCACCACGGCGGGCCAGTTCATCCGCAACGCCGGTTACTACTATGCGCCCAACGACTACATGGACCTCACCGTCGCCGGCGACTACTACCAGGCCGAGCCCTCGTGGCTGATCCGCTCGGAAGCGAATTACAAGCTCCTCTACTCGTTCGACGGCCAGATCACCTATACGTACCAGCGCAGCGAGAATCCCCTCAGCCCGAGCGACAACTACGACTTCAATGCCTATCACCAGCAGGACATCACGCCTCGCACCCGGCTGCAGGCACGTGGTCAGTTCGTGTCGAGCCGCGCCTACAGCAAGAGCGTCGAGTTCGGGAGGCCGCTCTCGAGCCGGGTCAATCGCTTCCTCACCTCGAACCTGGCGCTCTCCCACGCCGCGGAATGGGCCAACCTCTATCTGGTGATCGACCGCAGGCAGGACCTGGACGCCGACGAGCAGATCAAGGATCCGGACGGGCAAGGGCCGCTGCAGGGGTCGGCGCTGGGGACGGTGGCGTCCCTGCCGAATCTGACCCAGTCGCTTCCCAACCTCTCGGTCTCGTTCCCCACGCGCGCGATCGGCTCGCTGGGCTTCCTGCGCGACACGCCGTTCTCCCGCTCGCTGGCGTCGATGTACTTCTCGCTCGACTCTCGCGTCTTGGCACAGACCGAGCAGCGCGCCGTCGTCTCGGGCTACAGCACCTTCTTGCGCGCGGACAGCACGCTGGACTCCACCACGGTGATCTCGCAGATCAAGAGCGATCGCTGGGGGAGCGCCGCGAACGCCTCGTTGCGCGATTCGCGGCGGCTCTTCGGCTGGCTCAACTTCTCTCCTGCGTTCAACGCGAGCGCGGTGCTGTGGGATTTCGATAATCTGGGCAACGAATTCGTGCCTTCCGCCACCTGGAACGCCTCGCTGGCCACCAGCACGACGTACTACGGCACCTCGCGACTCCAGTGGGGTCCTCTCGTCGGGATCCGCCACGTGGTGTTCCCGAGCGTCAGTTTTCGCTACAGCCCGAGCTTCGACAACCTGCTGTTCACGGACAGCCTGGGAGTGATCCGCTCGCGCTTCACCCCGTTCGGAGGGATTGGCATCTCCGGTTTCCGCGCCGCGAGCATGGGCTTCTCGCTGGATCAGCGCTGGCAAGTCAAGCTGCTGAGGAAGGGCAAGGAGGAGCGGCTCGACAACCTGCTGCAGTGGTCGATGTCCAGTGGCTACAACTTCCTCTACGAGGAGCAGGGACAGGAGCATCCGCTGGCGCCCATCAACTCGGTGGTCCGCTTCTCGCCGCCGGGCGCGGCCTCCGGAGACCTCAACTGGCTCGTCGACGTCTACGAGAAGCGTCCGCTGCGGGCGCTCAACTACAGCATGGCCGTGAACTTCACCGGCGCGACCACGCGCCCGAGCAACACGCCCGAGATCGCGCTCGACAAGCGTGCGCAGCAGGTGCAGGTCGACTTCGCGGAGCCGTGGTCGCTGGGTCTGGTGTTCTCCTATTCGGGCGGGTATTTGCGTGAGCGCGATTGGGAGAGCACGCAGACGGTCAACGGCGTGACACGCTTCAACCTGACCCCCAACTGGCGCCTCGAGTATTCGACCGCGGTGAACCTCACCAATCGCGAGCTGCTCACGCAGCGCTTCGGCCTGGTCCGCGACCTGCATTGCTGGCAGGCCAGCTTCACCCGCATCTTCAACATCGGGGGAGAGGCCGAGTACTACTTCCGCCTCTCGGTCAAGGACCAGCGGGAGCTCTACGTCGAGCGCGGGACGCGCATGGGCAGCGTCGGAGGCATCCAGTAG
- the rimI gene encoding ribosomal protein S18-alanine N-acetyltransferase gives MIGVSIECATERADVVVRNGAGDRAQETEVVGQGHTRRLVALLRRALEKSGVRPGELQWVAADLGPGSFTGVRVGLATASALAQVSGARLKGASSLAALAHGAPRRRALVVPLVPAGRHEAYAGFFRSDSRGSCRLVGAPQVLRLPAAVSAIAAIRRATSLPSVMLVGPGVPRWREALEAEFPGATASGWRFEGLSAGDLADAALSGLGPAAGLPAPGEEATPLYVRSAQAEERVRHRVSAAEPVTLRPMTAQDVDDVAAIERLVFTDPWPESFFIGELSQRLVYARVAERAGTLAGYSLAWMGSGSGHLGNLAVVPEQRRRGVARVLLEDLFAEAGRRQVESLTLEVRVSNFAAQGLYRAHGFRMVGLRRGYYRDSGEDALVMEWRTPRGS, from the coding sequence ATGATCGGCGTGTCGATCGAATGCGCGACCGAGCGCGCCGACGTGGTCGTGCGCAACGGAGCCGGTGATCGCGCGCAGGAGACGGAGGTCGTCGGACAAGGTCACACGCGGCGTCTCGTCGCACTGCTGAGGCGCGCGCTCGAGAAATCCGGCGTCCGGCCCGGCGAGCTCCAGTGGGTGGCGGCCGATCTCGGCCCCGGCTCGTTCACCGGCGTGAGGGTGGGGCTGGCGACCGCATCGGCGCTGGCTCAGGTGTCCGGCGCGCGCCTGAAGGGCGCGTCGTCCCTGGCCGCGCTGGCGCATGGCGCGCCGCGGCGCCGCGCGCTGGTGGTGCCGCTCGTGCCCGCCGGACGGCACGAAGCCTACGCGGGGTTCTTCCGTTCCGATTCGCGCGGCTCCTGCCGGCTCGTCGGCGCGCCCCAGGTGCTGCGGCTGCCGGCAGCCGTATCGGCCATCGCCGCGATCCGCCGCGCCACCTCGTTGCCGAGTGTGATGCTGGTCGGGCCGGGCGTGCCGCGCTGGCGCGAGGCGCTCGAAGCGGAGTTTCCCGGCGCCACCGCCTCCGGCTGGCGATTCGAAGGACTCTCGGCGGGCGATCTCGCCGATGCCGCGCTGTCCGGCCTCGGACCGGCCGCCGGCCTTCCGGCGCCCGGGGAGGAAGCGACGCCGCTCTACGTGCGCTCCGCACAGGCCGAAGAGCGGGTGCGCCATCGCGTCTCCGCGGCCGAGCCCGTCACGCTGCGGCCGATGACCGCCCAGGACGTCGACGACGTCGCGGCGATCGAGCGTCTCGTCTTCACCGATCCTTGGCCTGAGTCGTTCTTCATCGGAGAGCTGTCCCAGCGCCTGGTGTATGCACGGGTGGCCGAGCGCGCCGGTACGCTCGCCGGCTACAGCCTGGCATGGATGGGCTCCGGCAGCGGCCATCTCGGCAATCTCGCCGTCGTGCCCGAGCAGCGCCGTCGCGGCGTCGCGCGCGTGCTGCTCGAAGACCTTTTCGCGGAGGCCGGTCGACGCCAGGTGGAATCCCTGACACTCGAGGTGAGGGTCTCCAACTTCGCCGCGCAGGGACTCTACCGCGCCCATGGATTTCGTATGGTTGGCCTGCGACGCGGGTATTATCGTGACAGCGGTGAGGATGCTCTCGTGATGGAGTGGAGAACCCCCCGAGGCTCATGA
- the tsaE gene encoding tRNA (adenosine(37)-N6)-threonylcarbamoyltransferase complex ATPase subunit type 1 TsaE has translation MSTTGTEGVSRRSEAPEETERWGAALASGLQAGDLILLHGPLGSGKTCFVTGLARGLGVRGRVRSPSFGLIHEMHGRVLLAHVDLYRLSEREADRLGLEELRDRAVLAVEWGERLPAAWDEDALAITFRILGPASRDLTARGRGPRGRQLLEAWRALDRVTRGA, from the coding sequence GTGAGCACGACCGGGACCGAAGGCGTCTCCCGCCGCAGCGAGGCGCCGGAAGAGACCGAGCGTTGGGGCGCGGCGCTCGCCTCGGGGCTCCAGGCGGGCGACCTGATTCTGCTCCATGGCCCTCTGGGCTCGGGCAAGACCTGCTTCGTGACCGGCCTGGCGCGCGGGCTCGGCGTGCGCGGACGCGTGCGCAGCCCGTCGTTCGGGCTGATCCACGAGATGCACGGCCGGGTCCTTCTCGCGCACGTCGACCTCTACCGGCTGAGCGAGCGGGAAGCCGACCGCCTCGGTCTCGAGGAGCTGCGCGATCGCGCCGTGCTCGCGGTCGAGTGGGGAGAGCGTCTGCCCGCCGCGTGGGACGAAGACGCACTGGCGATCACCTTTCGCATTCTCGGCCCGGCATCGCGCGATCTGACCGCGCGCGGCCGGGGGCCGCGCGGCAGGCAACTGCTCGAGGCCTGGCGCGCGCTCGACCGGGTGACGAGGGGCGCATGA
- a CDS encoding folylpolyglutamate synthase/dihydrofolate synthase family protein — protein MTHRLQARLETLYGLERRKDKLGLDGTRAILAALGDPHRRFRSIHVAGTNGKGSVCAIIERVLREAGHRTGLYTSPHLVDFRERIRVGGRWADDPWLEDALDRIERLPEAKDRTFFEVATALGFLCFAEHDVDLAVVEVGLGGRLDSTNVLTPELSVITAIGLDHTEILGDTIEVIAAEKAGIVKPGVPVVCEDSDPRALAAVASAAKARGAPLVPLRVAWNVPALVTPNGAATRRSPLEMFVASEATTDADGIDWRVTHPDWGRLDLACPLRGRHQVKNLKLALTALGLLARNDPALDARAVREGVARVRWPGRLEPCPHEPRLWWDGAHNVAGVSALVEAWARDLRIETPGAVVLALSRDKDVPWMLDGIAHHFPRARVVATRTTNARALDPEVIRRAAAADGLSADAIPELPRAVEHALAVAGSDPVLLTGSLFAVGEAMQAFGGAPEALQ, from the coding sequence GTGACCCATAGGCTCCAGGCTCGGCTCGAGACGCTCTACGGGCTCGAGCGCCGCAAGGACAAGCTCGGGCTGGACGGCACGCGCGCGATCCTCGCGGCGCTGGGTGATCCGCACCGGCGTTTCCGCTCGATCCACGTGGCGGGAACGAACGGCAAGGGATCGGTGTGCGCGATCATCGAGCGCGTCCTGCGCGAGGCCGGCCATCGCACCGGTCTCTACACGTCGCCCCATCTGGTGGACTTCCGGGAGCGGATCCGCGTGGGCGGCCGCTGGGCCGACGACCCGTGGCTCGAGGACGCTCTGGATCGCATCGAGCGCCTTCCCGAAGCGAAGGACCGCACCTTTTTCGAGGTGGCGACCGCGCTCGGCTTTCTCTGCTTCGCCGAGCACGACGTCGATCTCGCAGTGGTCGAGGTGGGGCTCGGTGGACGTCTCGATAGCACCAACGTCCTCACGCCCGAGCTCTCCGTGATCACCGCGATCGGTCTCGACCACACCGAGATCCTGGGTGACACGATCGAGGTCATCGCCGCCGAGAAGGCTGGCATCGTCAAGCCCGGCGTGCCCGTGGTGTGCGAGGACTCCGATCCGCGCGCGCTCGCCGCGGTGGCGTCGGCGGCGAAGGCTCGTGGCGCTCCGCTGGTGCCCCTCCGCGTCGCGTGGAACGTGCCCGCCCTGGTCACGCCCAACGGCGCCGCAACCCGACGATCGCCGCTCGAGATGTTCGTCGCCTCCGAGGCCACGACCGATGCCGACGGCATCGACTGGAGGGTCACGCACCCCGACTGGGGGCGTCTCGATCTCGCCTGCCCGCTGAGGGGGCGGCACCAGGTGAAGAACCTGAAGCTCGCGCTCACGGCGCTCGGCCTCCTGGCCCGCAACGATCCGGCGCTGGACGCCCGCGCCGTGCGCGAAGGCGTCGCGCGGGTCCGCTGGCCGGGACGGCTCGAGCCATGCCCCCATGAGCCGCGGCTCTGGTGGGACGGCGCGCACAACGTCGCCGGCGTGAGCGCTCTGGTCGAGGCTTGGGCCCGCGACCTCCGCATCGAAACGCCCGGCGCCGTCGTGCTGGCGCTTTCGCGCGACAAGGACGTGCCGTGGATGCTCGACGGAATCGCGCACCACTTCCCGCGGGCCCGCGTCGTCGCCACCCGCACCACGAACGCCCGCGCGCTCGATCCTGAAGTGATCCGCCGTGCAGCGGCCGCCGACGGGCTCTCGGCGGACGCGATTCCCGAGCTGCCGCGCGCCGTCGAGCACGCGCTGGCGGTGGCCGGCAGCGATCCGGTCCTGCTGACCGGATCGCTGTTCGCCGTCGGCGAAGCCATGCAGGCGTTCGGCGGCGCGCCCGAGGCCCTGCAATGA